Proteins from a single region of Helicobacter sp. 'house sparrow 1':
- the ccoS gene encoding cbb3-type cytochrome oxidase assembly protein CcoS: MNTTLLIVMLFTSILIGLFGCIAFLWGLKTGQFDDEKKITQGVLFDSPEDLNQAITQQRKKEKLKKERFDEKSL; this comes from the coding sequence ATGAATACAACACTTTTAATTGTGATGCTATTTACATCTATCTTAATTGGGTTGTTTGGTTGTATTGCCTTTTTATGGGGCCTTAAGACTGGGCAATTTGATGATGAAAAGAAAATCACGCAAGGAGTTTTATTTGATAGTCCTGAGGATCTCAATCAAGCAATAACACAACAAAGAAAAAAGGAAAAACTAAAAAAGGAAAGATTTGATGAAAAAAGTTTATGA
- the maf gene encoding septum formation inhibitor Maf has translation MIILASSSQSRKVILEEFCVDFVQKSVDFDEETIKTTCPKTFAFEACKGKFFKALQKFGTNLPILVADSVVSVNNILQRKPKNIQEARDMLTNQSGNEVKIITAQIFKSSKIELYDVSCASFSFKFFDSLDKEHYLESNLWKNKAGGIMLEGFHQKYIIQGKGLLSTARGLSIEKFLPFFEII, from the coding sequence ATGATTATTCTTGCATCATCTTCACAGAGTCGCAAAGTAATTCTTGAAGAATTTTGTGTTGATTTTGTGCAAAAAAGCGTAGATTTTGATGAAGAGACAATCAAAACTACTTGTCCCAAGACCTTTGCTTTTGAAGCCTGCAAAGGAAAATTTTTTAAAGCTTTGCAAAAATTTGGGACCAACCTTCCAATTCTAGTAGCTGATAGCGTAGTGAGTGTAAATAATATTCTTCAAAGAAAGCCAAAAAATATACAAGAAGCTAGAGATATGCTAACCAATCAAAGTGGCAATGAGGTAAAAATCATCACTGCGCAGATTTTTAAATCTAGTAAGATTGAACTTTATGATGTCTCTTGTGCTAGCTTTAGCTTTAAATTTTTTGATTCTTTAGATAAAGAACATTATTTAGAATCTAATCTTTGGAAAAATAAGGCTGGAGGTATTATGCTAGAAGGATTTCATCAAAAATACATTATTCAAGGAAAAGGGCTTTTATCTACTGCCAGAGGGCTTAGTATAGAGAAATTTTTACCTTTTTTTGAGATAATATGA
- a CDS encoding NAD(P)-binding domain-containing protein: MKKVYDIAIIGAGPAGISAAAEAKIAGISEIILFEKTQEHSNTIRKFYKDGKRVDKDYKGHVTDLKGNISFSDGSKESTLELFDHLIEKYDLNPKYGTDIEKITQVDGIFEIHTTNNEVFQSKFVVIAIGKMGQPNKPDYKIPPTLLKKVAYNINTIQAGEKVLVVGGGNSAVEYATYLTEITDTTLNYRRKEFARINEINAENLKQAMQNQLKTKLGINIEKLEDNQSKPQVFFDDGSSETFDKIVYAIGGAAPIDFLKKCGLELDDAGIPLTNNLESSVKNIFVAGDILSKNGASIAVGINQGYEAIQSIKSKL, encoded by the coding sequence ATGAAAAAAGTTTATGATATTGCAATTATAGGGGCTGGACCTGCAGGAATTAGCGCTGCTGCAGAAGCTAAAATAGCAGGTATCTCTGAAATTATTTTATTTGAAAAAACACAAGAACACTCAAATACAATAAGAAAATTTTATAAAGATGGCAAGCGTGTAGATAAAGACTACAAAGGGCATGTCACAGATCTTAAGGGCAATATATCTTTTAGCGATGGAAGCAAAGAAAGCACTCTTGAGTTATTTGATCATCTCATTGAAAAATATGATCTCAATCCAAAGTATGGCACAGATATTGAAAAAATTACTCAGGTAGATGGTATTTTTGAGATCCATACTACAAATAATGAAGTTTTTCAATCCAAATTCGTTGTAATTGCTATAGGCAAAATGGGGCAACCAAATAAGCCAGATTATAAAATTCCTCCAACTTTGCTAAAAAAGGTGGCTTATAATATCAACACCATCCAAGCAGGAGAAAAAGTTCTTGTAGTTGGAGGAGGAAATTCAGCAGTAGAATATGCAACATATCTTACTGAAATCACTGACACAACACTCAATTATAGACGCAAAGAATTTGCAAGAATCAATGAAATCAATGCAGAGAATCTTAAGCAAGCGATGCAAAACCAATTAAAAACAAAATTGGGTATTAATATAGAAAAACTTGAAGATAATCAATCAAAACCTCAAGTATTTTTTGATGATGGTAGCTCCGAAACATTCGATAAGATTGTTTATGCAATTGGTGGTGCCGCTCCTATTGATTTCTTAAAAAAATGTGGTTTAGAGCTTGATGATGCAGGCATTCCTCTTACAAACAATTTAGAGAGTTCAGTTAAAAATATATTTGTCGCTGGAGATATTCTTTCAAAGAATGGCGCTTCTATTGCAGTTGGAATCAATCAAGGCTATGAGGCAATCCAGAGTATAAAATCTAAGCTATAA
- the selA gene encoding L-seryl-tRNA(Sec) selenium transferase, giving the protein MCTQNLLSSLPKIDKILTHPAFDGFNKTLLKKVAQNIIQGLRNDILEQKILQPLDTEQVIEQIKTKYLELISPTIKPLINASGVVIQTNLGRSIFSQDMLAKIIPLLSEYNNLEYDLIEGKRGERYHHLKNIICTLFDCQDALVVNNNAAAVMLIINTFAKDKEVILSRGELVEIGGSFRIPEVIKQSGGILHEIGTTNKTHLRDYQDAINENTSMILKVHQSNFSQIGFVSSVEYQQIHQLAKQNNLIDYYDIGSGYISGVDCDEPSLLEIASLKPSLVSFSGDKLLGGPQAGIIFGKKELIEQLKKNHLLRALRIDKINLILLQETLLAYLLETYNTIPTLKMLNQSPQELLQRANNLKDYLQGLNIFNYEVIKTQSKAGGGSLPHLDFNSYGILLDHHKICAQELHKILREQGLISRIFKDKILLDVRCIKDEHFAWIKKILEALI; this is encoded by the coding sequence ATGTGCACACAAAACCTACTCTCTTCGCTACCAAAAATAGATAAAATACTCACTCATCCCGCTTTTGATGGTTTTAACAAAACCTTGCTTAAAAAAGTAGCTCAAAATATTATCCAAGGCCTGCGAAATGATATTTTAGAACAAAAAATTTTACAACCACTAGACACAGAACAAGTCATAGAACAAATTAAAACAAAATATTTAGAACTTATATCTCCAACCATAAAACCACTCATTAATGCATCTGGTGTGGTCATACAAACAAATCTTGGTCGCAGTATTTTTTCTCAAGATATGCTTGCAAAAATAATACCTCTTTTAAGTGAGTACAACAATCTTGAGTATGACCTCATAGAAGGAAAGAGGGGAGAGCGTTATCACCATCTTAAAAATATCATTTGCACACTTTTTGATTGCCAAGACGCACTTGTTGTCAATAATAATGCAGCTGCTGTAATGCTTATTATCAATACATTTGCAAAAGATAAAGAAGTGATTTTATCTAGAGGTGAACTTGTAGAAATAGGGGGTAGTTTTAGAATCCCAGAAGTTATTAAACAATCTGGGGGTATTTTGCACGAGATAGGAACTACAAATAAAACCCACCTGAGAGATTATCAGGATGCGATTAATGAAAATACTTCAATGATTTTAAAGGTGCATCAAAGCAATTTTAGCCAAATTGGTTTTGTTTCTAGTGTAGAGTACCAACAAATCCATCAGCTTGCAAAACAAAACAATCTAATTGATTATTATGATATAGGAAGTGGATATATTAGTGGGGTTGATTGTGATGAACCATCTTTATTGGAGATTGCAAGCCTAAAACCATCGCTTGTAAGCTTTAGTGGAGATAAGCTACTAGGAGGTCCTCAAGCGGGGATTATTTTTGGAAAAAAGGAACTGATAGAACAATTAAAGAAAAATCATCTACTAAGGGCTTTGAGAATTGATAAGATCAATCTTATATTACTTCAAGAAACACTATTGGCATATCTATTAGAAACTTATAATACTATCCCCACATTAAAAATGCTAAATCAATCGCCTCAGGAATTATTGCAAAGAGCAAATAATCTTAAAGATTATTTACAAGGATTAAATATTTTCAACTATGAAGTAATTAAAACCCAATCAAAAGCTGGGGGTGGAAGTCTGCCTCATTTAGATTTTAATTCTTATGGAATCTTACTTGACCATCATAAAATCTGCGCCCAAGAACTACATAAGATCTTAAGAGAGCAAGGACTAATTAGTAGAATATTCAAAGATAAAATTCTTCTTGATGTAAGATGTATAAAAGATGAACATTTTGCTTGGATTAAAAAAATATTAGAGGCTCTTATATGA